The Stygiolobus azoricus genome window below encodes:
- the pyrH gene encoding UMP kinase, producing MIVTLKISGKFFDDENPTNLEIIKKSVLSLLNSGHRVAIVTGGGGTARKYINLGRKAGIKEAHLDLLGIWASRLNAYLVAFYLGDLAYSKVPESLEEFIEKWGYGKVVVTGGFQPGQSTATVASLVSEATNSDLLVLATNVDGVYDKDPRKFSEARLLSRLSTIELKKILELTQSVNAGTYELLDPLAIKIIERSKIKVLVVNFKNLDKLLDIITGNISIGSLVLPV from the coding sequence ATGATAGTGACATTGAAGATAAGCGGGAAATTTTTTGATGATGAAAATCCGACTAATTTGGAAATTATAAAAAAATCCGTACTCTCTCTACTAAATTCTGGACATAGAGTAGCTATTGTGACAGGAGGAGGAGGTACAGCGAGAAAATACATAAACTTGGGAAGAAAAGCTGGTATCAAAGAAGCTCACTTAGATCTTCTAGGTATTTGGGCGTCACGCCTTAATGCTTATTTGGTAGCTTTCTATCTGGGAGACCTTGCATATTCCAAGGTTCCCGAAAGTCTGGAGGAGTTTATTGAAAAATGGGGTTACGGTAAGGTTGTAGTTACCGGAGGTTTTCAGCCTGGACAATCTACTGCGACCGTAGCGTCTCTGGTTAGTGAGGCTACCAATAGTGATCTTTTAGTTCTAGCCACTAACGTGGACGGAGTTTACGATAAAGACCCTAGAAAGTTCTCCGAAGCTAGATTATTATCTCGGCTTAGCACTATTGAGCTGAAAAAAATCTTAGAGTTAACGCAGTCAGTTAATGCGGGAACTTATGAGCTTTTAGACCCATTAGCGATTAAAATTATAGAAAGATCAAAAATAAAAGTACTGGTTGTTAATTTCAAAAACTTAGACAAGCTTTTAGATATTATAACAGGGAATATAAGTATAGGAAGTTTAGTCCTTCCGGTGTAA
- a CDS encoding DNA topoisomerase VI subunit B: MSSEKYTSISPAEFFKRNPELAGFSNPARALYQTIRELVENALDATDVHGILPSIKILIDLINPEKQVYKVNVEDNGIGIPPHVVPNAFGRVLYSSKYVLRQTRGMYGLGVKAAVLYSQMYQDKPVEVYTSPINSKRIYYFKLKIDVTKNEPVVLEKYSVSNDKGWHGTSVTLYLVADWQRAKSRVYEYIKKTYVVAPYAEITFRDPDGNVMYYQRLTEKLPKPPEEVKPHPYGVDIELIKYLIAKLNKPLEVRDFLINEFQSIGDITADKILELANINKNKKVTNLTDEEISRLVEVMKKFEDFRPPSAEALSVIGSDIIELSLKKIFNPEFAAAITRKPKAYQGHPFIVEAGIAYGGSIPPSPEPVVLRYANKIPLIYDEKSDVIWKVVSEEMDWKRYGIEEEQPPLVVMVHLCSTKVPYKSAGKESIADVEEIEKEIKLALMDVARQLKAYISEKKKEEEAKKKLITYLKYIPEVSRSLAIFAAGEKEKVPEVQNSIKEQLLNLVLKKLEIEDKQLVEEIKNYKVEEL, encoded by the coding sequence ATGTCTTCCGAGAAATATACAAGTATTTCACCTGCAGAGTTCTTTAAAAGAAATCCAGAGTTAGCTGGATTCAGCAACCCAGCCCGTGCCTTATATCAAACTATAAGAGAGTTGGTAGAAAATGCGTTAGATGCAACTGACGTCCATGGTATTTTGCCTTCAATCAAAATTTTGATAGACTTAATAAATCCAGAGAAACAAGTCTACAAGGTTAACGTTGAGGATAATGGTATAGGTATACCTCCTCATGTTGTACCTAACGCTTTCGGCAGAGTACTTTACAGTTCGAAGTACGTTTTAAGACAGACCAGAGGAATGTACGGGCTAGGTGTCAAGGCTGCTGTACTCTACAGCCAGATGTATCAGGACAAACCGGTTGAGGTTTATACTTCTCCTATAAATTCAAAAAGAATTTACTACTTTAAACTGAAGATAGACGTAACTAAAAACGAACCAGTAGTACTTGAAAAATATTCAGTTTCCAATGATAAGGGGTGGCACGGAACCTCTGTGACGTTATACTTGGTTGCAGATTGGCAGAGGGCTAAGTCGAGAGTATATGAATATATTAAGAAAACTTATGTTGTAGCACCTTACGCGGAGATCACGTTTAGAGACCCTGACGGTAATGTAATGTATTATCAAAGGCTAACCGAGAAATTACCTAAACCACCAGAAGAAGTGAAACCACATCCCTACGGTGTAGATATAGAGTTGATTAAATACCTTATAGCTAAGCTGAATAAGCCATTGGAGGTTAGGGATTTCCTGATTAATGAGTTCCAGAGCATCGGTGATATAACAGCCGATAAGATTCTAGAATTAGCAAATATAAACAAGAACAAGAAGGTCACTAACCTCACTGACGAAGAGATCTCCAGGCTAGTAGAAGTGATGAAGAAGTTCGAGGACTTCAGACCGCCTTCAGCAGAAGCGCTTTCAGTAATAGGTTCTGATATAATTGAATTAAGCCTTAAGAAGATCTTTAACCCTGAGTTTGCAGCTGCTATAACTAGGAAACCGAAAGCATATCAAGGGCATCCGTTTATTGTTGAGGCCGGAATTGCTTACGGTGGATCAATACCACCATCGCCTGAACCCGTAGTGTTAAGGTATGCGAATAAGATCCCTTTAATATATGACGAGAAGTCTGACGTGATCTGGAAGGTAGTAAGCGAGGAGATGGACTGGAAAAGGTACGGTATAGAGGAAGAACAACCGCCTTTAGTTGTCATGGTTCACTTGTGTAGTACTAAAGTCCCCTATAAGAGTGCTGGTAAGGAAAGTATTGCCGACGTAGAGGAAATTGAAAAGGAGATTAAGCTTGCGTTAATGGACGTAGCGAGACAGTTAAAGGCTTATATTAGTGAAAAGAAAAAAGAGGAAGAGGCTAAAAAGAAGCTCATTACATACCTTAAATATATTCCTGAAGTGAGCAGAAGCCTGGCGATATTTGCTGCAGGAGAGAAGGAAAAAGTCCCGGAGGTTCAGAATTCGATTAAAGAACAGTTGCTCAATCTCGTGCTAAAGAAACTTGAAATTGAAGATAAACAATTAGTAGAGGAAATTAAAAACTATAAGGTTGAGGAGTTATGA
- a CDS encoding DNA topoisomerase IV subunit A, with the protein MTELTSKVDREARKKASQILRDTFLKVIEQVNKGEPPVMEIPKRTLSNTIYDEKRGLLILGKEKLRRNFLDLNEAKRFMQTTLMASIIYDALVNDEYPTIRDLYYRGKHSIILKGPNKTYEENTWDEQKESDSVIVDIEVFTNLLREDMLILSKEKGKVVGDMQIRSGNDIIDLSKMGHGAYAIEPTPDLIDFVNVNAEFVLVVEKDAVFQQLHRAGFWRQYKAILITSAGQPDRATRRFVRRLNEELKLPVYILTDADPYGWYIYSVFRIGSIQLSYESERLATPNAKFLGVSMTDIFGDKNKKPYLSEQERRNYIIKAKEADVKRALEIKNYDWFKTKGWQHEIEIFLDKKSKLEIEAMASKGLKFLAFQYIPEKIKSGDFVS; encoded by the coding sequence ATGACAGAACTTACTTCAAAGGTAGACCGTGAGGCTAGGAAGAAGGCTTCTCAAATTTTACGAGATACTTTTCTTAAAGTAATAGAACAAGTTAATAAGGGAGAACCACCTGTAATGGAAATCCCCAAGAGGACTTTGTCTAACACTATATACGACGAGAAAAGAGGTTTGTTGATCTTAGGAAAGGAAAAGTTAAGGAGAAACTTCCTAGACCTTAATGAGGCAAAGCGATTTATGCAAACTACTCTAATGGCGAGTATTATATATGATGCGTTAGTGAACGACGAGTATCCAACAATACGTGATCTGTACTACAGAGGTAAGCACTCTATAATACTTAAAGGACCTAACAAGACGTATGAAGAAAACACTTGGGATGAACAAAAAGAGTCTGACAGTGTGATCGTAGATATAGAAGTCTTCACCAATCTCCTGAGGGAGGACATGTTAATTCTAAGCAAAGAGAAGGGAAAGGTGGTAGGAGATATGCAAATTAGAAGTGGTAACGATATCATAGACTTGAGTAAGATGGGTCACGGTGCATATGCGATAGAACCTACTCCTGATTTAATTGACTTCGTGAACGTGAACGCTGAGTTCGTTTTAGTCGTGGAGAAGGACGCTGTATTTCAACAACTTCACAGAGCTGGTTTTTGGAGACAGTATAAGGCTATTTTGATAACTAGTGCCGGTCAGCCTGATAGAGCGACTAGGAGGTTCGTGAGGAGGTTAAATGAGGAACTCAAACTCCCCGTTTATATTTTAACTGATGCAGACCCCTACGGATGGTATATCTATAGTGTATTCAGGATAGGTTCGATCCAATTATCCTATGAAAGCGAGAGGTTAGCTACCCCTAATGCCAAGTTTTTGGGAGTCTCGATGACGGATATTTTCGGAGACAAGAATAAGAAGCCCTACCTTTCAGAGCAGGAGAGGAGGAATTATATCATCAAGGCTAAGGAAGCGGACGTAAAGAGGGCTCTTGAAATAAAGAACTACGATTGGTTTAAGACGAAAGGGTGGCAACACGAGATAGAGATCTTCTTGGATAAGAAATCTAAGTTAGAGATCGAGGCTATGGCTAGTAAGGGATTAAAATTCTTAGCATTCCAATATATTCCAGAAAAGATCAAAAGCGGGGATTTCGTAAGTTAA
- a CDS encoding translation initiation factor IF-5A: protein MSIQYTTVGDLKVGSYVVIDGEPCRVVDITKAKTGKHGSAKANVVAIGIFTGQKRTIMAPVDQQVEVPIIEKHVGQILADKGDTVQIMDLETYDTFDIERPKEPELADKIRPGAEIEYWDVMGRKKIVRVK from the coding sequence GTGAGCATTCAGTACACCACGGTTGGCGATTTAAAGGTTGGAAGTTACGTAGTTATAGATGGAGAACCTTGTAGAGTTGTAGACATCACTAAGGCAAAGACCGGTAAGCACGGTAGTGCTAAGGCGAACGTCGTGGCAATAGGTATTTTCACCGGTCAAAAGAGGACTATAATGGCTCCCGTTGATCAGCAGGTTGAAGTTCCGATTATAGAGAAGCACGTAGGTCAAATACTCGCAGATAAAGGTGATACTGTTCAAATAATGGACTTAGAAACTTACGATACTTTTGATATTGAGAGGCCTAAAGAACCTGAACTTGCGGATAAAATAAGGCCGGGTGCAGAGATAGAGTATTGGGACGTAATGGGTAGAAAAAAGATTGTAAGGGTTAAGTAA
- a CDS encoding pseudouridylate synthase → MKGEILNKAFTLLSKYPLCNSCLGRCFARLSYGHSNNERGKAMKLALLMEIDKMIKDHEIQDLTQIKEVFFNIGELASPLFSLYYNEGFQKRSCYICGDKIEEIKDKFERDALQILKEKGYKTFVLGVNLPTYLKRLEEDFIVSNDLTYYESIKNEIKRDVGKRIAEKGFTPAFEDAEVELIYDLEYDAVLEVKKSYKTLVFYNRLSRNVPISSWYAKDGISLESSLANTKLYVPFSELSEYRILEEYPLIVEGEVKDVAGYYFKPYGKVQGKELSTIFTLKPTNRTYRITVYSEKPVEGGVNIYQGVYDLFLTVKEPEELKAKINELENKGMVILSIDLVTTSGKVNTLYTILYKG, encoded by the coding sequence TTGAAGGGAGAGATATTAAATAAGGCTTTTACTCTTCTTTCTAAATATCCTCTTTGTAACAGTTGTTTAGGCAGATGCTTTGCCAGATTGAGTTATGGACATAGCAACAATGAGAGAGGTAAGGCAATGAAGTTGGCACTTTTGATGGAGATCGATAAGATGATTAAAGATCATGAGATTCAAGACCTTACACAGATAAAGGAAGTGTTCTTCAATATTGGAGAGCTTGCTTCGCCCCTATTTTCCCTCTATTATAATGAGGGCTTCCAAAAAAGAAGCTGTTACATTTGTGGAGACAAAATAGAAGAGATTAAGGATAAATTCGAGAGAGACGCATTACAAATCCTCAAGGAGAAAGGTTATAAGACTTTCGTTCTAGGTGTTAACTTACCTACTTATTTGAAGAGGTTGGAAGAGGATTTCATAGTAAGTAATGACTTGACCTATTACGAGAGTATTAAGAACGAGATTAAGAGAGATGTAGGAAAGAGGATAGCTGAGAAGGGCTTTACTCCTGCTTTTGAAGATGCAGAGGTTGAACTGATTTACGACCTCGAGTATGATGCAGTCTTAGAAGTAAAGAAGAGCTATAAGACATTAGTTTTCTATAACCGGCTATCGAGAAATGTGCCTATATCTAGCTGGTATGCTAAAGATGGAATATCCTTGGAGAGTTCTCTCGCTAACACTAAGTTATACGTACCTTTTTCAGAGCTATCTGAGTATAGAATTTTAGAAGAGTATCCTTTGATAGTTGAGGGAGAAGTTAAGGACGTAGCAGGATACTATTTTAAACCTTACGGAAAGGTTCAGGGTAAGGAGCTTTCTACAATATTCACCCTAAAACCTACTAACAGAACTTATAGGATTACCGTCTACTCAGAAAAACCGGTTGAAGGAGGTGTAAACATTTACCAAGGAGTTTATGACTTGTTTTTAACGGTGAAAGAACCAGAGGAGCTAAAGGCAAAAATAAACGAACTTGAGAATAAAGGCATGGTTATACTAAGCATAGATTTAGTAACCACTTCAGGTAAGGTGAACACGTTATATACAATCCTTTATAAAGGATAA
- a CDS encoding deoxyhypusine synthase: MKREDLLKEPIEDITLEDLRGVEKILPVLDKIYGFSAEAIVRGSKILKDMMKDADLRFLSFTANLVSTGLRGLFADLIRKGYFNVVITTGGTIDHDIARGNGGKYYKGLFEYDDTMLRELEIHRLGNVLVPFESYGKVIEEVVRKNIDELVRIKKEWPVYELLWEFGKRIDDRNSILRAAYEKKVPIIVPGVVDGSFGTNLFIFSQFNGLRINLFEDMKMIKDLVFSCRKSGALIVGGGISKHHTIWWNQFKDGLDYAIYVTTAQEYDGSLSGAKPREAISWNKIKPVSENVVIYGDATVILPILSASLLM, encoded by the coding sequence ATGAAAAGAGAAGATTTACTTAAAGAACCTATAGAAGATATAACATTAGAGGATCTTAGAGGAGTAGAAAAAATTTTACCAGTATTGGATAAAATATACGGTTTTTCGGCGGAAGCCATAGTAAGGGGGTCTAAGATCTTAAAAGACATGATGAAAGACGCGGATCTCCGTTTTCTCTCCTTTACCGCCAATTTGGTCTCAACTGGATTAAGAGGGCTCTTTGCTGATTTAATTAGGAAAGGGTATTTTAACGTTGTAATAACTACTGGAGGGACTATTGATCACGATATAGCCAGAGGTAACGGCGGCAAATACTACAAGGGATTGTTTGAATACGATGACACAATGTTACGGGAGTTGGAAATACATAGGCTTGGGAACGTGTTAGTTCCGTTCGAAAGTTACGGTAAGGTAATCGAAGAAGTAGTCAGGAAAAACATTGACGAACTAGTAAGGATAAAGAAAGAGTGGCCTGTTTATGAATTATTATGGGAGTTTGGTAAGAGAATAGATGATAGGAACTCTATATTGAGAGCAGCTTATGAAAAGAAAGTACCGATTATAGTACCTGGTGTAGTTGACGGGTCCTTCGGAACTAATCTCTTTATATTTTCCCAATTTAACGGCTTGAGGATTAACTTGTTTGAAGATATGAAGATGATTAAAGACCTTGTTTTCTCGTGCAGGAAGTCAGGAGCATTAATAGTTGGTGGAGGGATAAGTAAGCATCATACCATTTGGTGGAACCAGTTTAAAGACGGTCTCGATTACGCTATTTACGTAACTACAGCTCAGGAATATGATGGAAGTCTTAGCGGAGCTAAACCCAGGGAAGCAATATCTTGGAATAAGATTAAGCCGGTTAGTGAAAACGTTGTTATATACGGAGACGCTACTGTAATTCTTCCTATCTTGTCAGCATCCTTATTAATGTAA
- a CDS encoding chromatin protein Cren7: protein MADKKVKVKTPGGKEMELAPEKTWVLAPKGRKGVKIGLFKDPETGKYFRHKLPDDYPV from the coding sequence ATGGCTGATAAAAAGGTAAAAGTAAAAACTCCAGGAGGTAAAGAGATGGAGCTTGCACCAGAGAAAACATGGGTATTAGCTCCCAAAGGAAGGAAAGGTGTAAAGATAGGGTTATTCAAAGACCCCGAGACTGGAAAGTACTTCAGACATAAACTTCCGGATGATTATCCAGTTTAA
- a CDS encoding RtcB family protein: MPDIQPKRVNTYEWRIEKGIQECMKVPVTVFADDVLIEKMKQDLTLKQAINVACLPGVQESVYVLPDGHQGYGFPIGGIAATAIDEGGVVSPGGIGYDINCGVRLLRTNLDYKDVKDKLKDLVEEIYRNVPSGVGSEGKVKLTLQQLDNVLAEGVRWAVDNGYGWDRDMEHIEQHGSWDLADPSKVSPIAKQRGHTQLGTLGAGNHFLEIQVVDKIYDPEVAKAIGITHEGQVTVMVHTGSRGLGHQVASDYLQVMERAMKKYNIEVPDRELAAIPFNTREAQDYFHAMVSAANFAWTNRQMIAHWVRESFGKVFKVDPEKLDLNIIYDVAHNIAKIEEYDIEGKRKKVLVHRKGATRAFPPGSPEIPPDHRSTGQIVLIPGSMGTASYVMAGIPEGRRTWFTAPHGAGRWMSREAAVRSYPVNNVVQNLEQKGIVIRAATKRVVAEEAPGAYKDVDRVAKVAHEVKIAKLVARLRPVGVTKG, encoded by the coding sequence ATGCCGGACATTCAACCCAAGAGGGTTAACACTTACGAGTGGAGGATTGAAAAGGGAATCCAAGAGTGTATGAAAGTACCTGTAACAGTGTTTGCTGACGATGTATTAATTGAGAAAATGAAACAAGACTTAACGTTGAAACAAGCGATAAACGTTGCATGTTTACCCGGAGTACAAGAATCAGTTTATGTATTACCGGACGGACATCAGGGTTATGGATTCCCGATAGGTGGAATCGCTGCTACAGCTATAGACGAAGGAGGCGTTGTTTCACCGGGCGGAATAGGTTACGATATTAATTGCGGAGTCAGATTATTAAGGACAAACTTAGACTACAAAGACGTAAAGGACAAGCTCAAGGATCTAGTCGAGGAAATTTACAGAAATGTGCCTAGCGGAGTCGGAAGTGAAGGAAAAGTTAAGTTAACTTTACAACAGTTAGACAACGTATTGGCTGAAGGCGTTAGGTGGGCTGTAGATAATGGTTACGGTTGGGATAGAGATATGGAACACATAGAGCAACACGGTAGTTGGGATTTAGCTGATCCGTCGAAGGTAAGCCCTATTGCTAAGCAGAGGGGCCACACTCAGTTAGGTACTTTGGGGGCTGGAAACCACTTCTTAGAGATACAAGTAGTAGACAAGATATATGACCCAGAAGTAGCGAAAGCGATAGGAATTACCCACGAAGGACAAGTAACAGTGATGGTTCATACGGGATCTAGAGGATTAGGACATCAAGTAGCAAGTGACTACTTGCAGGTTATGGAGAGGGCTATGAAGAAGTATAACATTGAAGTCCCAGATAGAGAACTTGCAGCGATACCTTTCAACACTAGAGAAGCTCAGGACTATTTCCATGCTATGGTCTCAGCGGCGAACTTTGCGTGGACTAACAGACAAATGATAGCCCACTGGGTTAGGGAGAGCTTCGGGAAGGTTTTCAAAGTAGATCCGGAGAAATTGGACTTAAACATAATTTACGACGTAGCACATAACATAGCTAAAATTGAGGAATACGATATTGAAGGAAAAAGGAAGAAAGTATTAGTTCACAGAAAAGGAGCTACTAGGGCTTTTCCTCCGGGGAGTCCTGAGATTCCCCCTGACCACAGAAGTACCGGTCAGATTGTCCTAATCCCCGGAAGCATGGGTACGGCCAGTTATGTCATGGCTGGTATACCTGAGGGAAGAAGGACGTGGTTTACGGCTCCTCATGGTGCTGGGCGTTGGATGTCAAGAGAAGCGGCTGTAAGAAGCTACCCGGTTAATAACGTAGTACAAAACTTAGAGCAAAAGGGAATTGTAATAAGGGCAGCTACGAAGAGAGTAGTTGCTGAGGAGGCTCCAGGTGCTTATAAGGATGTAGATAGAGTGGCAAAAGTTGCACATGAGGTTAAGATAGCTAAGTTAGTTGCTAGATTAAGACCAGTAGGTGTGACCAAGGGATGA
- a CDS encoding signal recognition particle protein Srp54, with product MLDNLKDAVKKFLGSSDYNKAVNDFIKDLQISLIKADVNIKLVNELTTKIKNRLANEKPPSAIERREWFISIVYQELTNLFGGDKEPNVMPKKLPYVIMLVGVQGSGKTTTSGKLALFYRKKGYKVGLVAADIYRPAAYEQLLQIGNQIGVPIYGEPGNKDAIQIAKNGVEKFLKEKYDVVIVDTAGRHGYGEEVKLLEEMKNIYQSIKPDEVILVIDASIGQKAYDLASKFHTASPIGSIIITKMDGTAKGGGALSAVAATGATIKFIGTGEKLDELEVFNPRRFVSRILGMGDIESIIEKIKGIEEYEEIEKKMEEVLTGKTKLTLRDVYKQLNAMRKMGPLNKILQMIPGYNILSQIPEEQLKLGEEKIRKFMNIMNSMTYKELDNPDIIDKSRIKRIAKGSGTTPEEVKELLKQYEMTNNLLKMMRRKKGLAKLFEGRDIK from the coding sequence TTGCTTGATAATTTAAAAGATGCAGTAAAGAAATTTTTAGGTTCTTCTGATTATAATAAGGCTGTTAATGATTTCATAAAAGACCTCCAGATTTCTCTCATAAAAGCGGATGTAAATATTAAACTGGTTAATGAATTAACTACAAAAATTAAGAATAGACTAGCAAATGAAAAGCCACCATCTGCTATTGAGAGAAGAGAGTGGTTTATCTCAATAGTTTACCAAGAGCTAACTAACTTGTTCGGGGGAGATAAAGAACCTAATGTAATGCCTAAGAAACTTCCTTACGTGATAATGCTTGTAGGCGTACAAGGAAGCGGTAAAACCACTACTTCAGGAAAATTAGCATTATTCTATAGGAAAAAAGGGTATAAAGTAGGATTAGTTGCCGCAGATATATATAGGCCTGCTGCTTATGAACAACTTCTACAAATAGGAAACCAAATAGGTGTACCTATATATGGTGAGCCTGGGAATAAGGACGCTATACAAATAGCTAAGAACGGTGTAGAAAAGTTCCTCAAGGAAAAATACGACGTCGTCATAGTAGACACTGCAGGAAGACATGGTTATGGGGAAGAGGTCAAACTGTTGGAGGAAATGAAGAACATTTACCAGAGTATAAAACCGGACGAAGTAATCTTGGTGATAGATGCTTCTATCGGACAAAAGGCTTACGATCTAGCTTCTAAGTTCCACACCGCGAGTCCTATAGGCTCTATCATAATCACTAAAATGGACGGTACTGCTAAAGGAGGAGGAGCACTCTCTGCTGTAGCCGCTACAGGGGCTACTATTAAGTTCATAGGCACTGGCGAAAAGCTCGATGAGCTCGAAGTTTTTAATCCTAGAAGGTTTGTCTCACGCATATTAGGAATGGGTGATATTGAGTCTATAATAGAGAAGATAAAAGGAATAGAGGAATATGAGGAAATAGAGAAGAAAATGGAGGAAGTGTTAACGGGTAAGACTAAACTCACTTTAAGGGATGTTTATAAGCAGTTGAATGCGATGAGAAAGATGGGCCCGCTCAATAAGATTCTCCAGATGATCCCTGGTTACAATATTTTATCACAAATACCAGAAGAACAACTTAAGTTAGGAGAGGAGAAGATAAGAAAATTCATGAATATCATGAATTCAATGACATATAAAGAACTCGATAACCCTGACATAATAGACAAGTCTAGAATAAAGAGGATCGCGAAGGGGTCTGGAACTACGCCCGAGGAGGTAAAGGAGCTCCTTAAACAATATGAAATGACAAACAACTTATTAAAAATGATGAGGAGGAAGAAAGGTCTTGCAAAGCTTTTTGAAGGGAGAGATATTAAATAA
- a CDS encoding SDR family oxidoreductase produces MNVNINGKKVLITASSEGIGFGIAKKLAREGCRLVLTSRNKEKLNKAVESLKKYNPEVYGFPSDLSKPDSLDDLVSFALEKLGNDIDALIYNTGNPPSEPSTFAETTMEDWLYSVNLYLLSAIKLTKLLLPHMVRKRNGRLIYLSSWTVKQPQSIFVLADVSRSPLIQLVKIISKDYGQFNVTANVILMGSFETEGAKRSLRRLAEKLGISFDELWQKEVISRSPLKRTGDVEKELGSLITYLLSEFSSYITGSVIQIDGGTSDAI; encoded by the coding sequence GTGAACGTGAATATAAACGGTAAAAAAGTACTTATTACAGCTTCCAGTGAAGGTATTGGTTTCGGGATAGCAAAGAAGTTAGCTAGAGAAGGTTGTAGACTGGTTTTGACCTCTAGAAACAAAGAAAAATTGAATAAAGCCGTTGAAAGTTTAAAAAAGTATAACCCTGAGGTATACGGTTTCCCGTCTGATCTCAGTAAGCCCGATAGTTTGGATGACCTAGTTAGTTTTGCGTTAGAGAAGTTAGGGAATGATATTGATGCCCTAATTTACAACACGGGGAATCCTCCTTCAGAGCCCTCTACTTTCGCTGAAACTACCATGGAGGATTGGTTGTATTCTGTAAATCTTTATCTTCTTAGTGCTATAAAGTTAACTAAATTACTACTACCGCATATGGTAAGGAAGAGAAATGGTAGATTGATATATTTATCCTCATGGACTGTGAAACAACCTCAGAGTATATTCGTGTTAGCTGATGTTTCCCGCTCTCCATTAATACAATTGGTTAAAATAATCTCTAAAGATTACGGTCAATTTAACGTAACGGCTAACGTGATCCTTATGGGAAGTTTTGAGACTGAGGGAGCTAAGAGAAGCTTAAGGAGATTAGCTGAAAAATTGGGAATAAGTTTTGATGAGCTCTGGCAGAAAGAGGTAATCTCTCGCTCGCCGTTAAAGAGAACTGGGGACGTAGAAAAAGAATTGGGATCATTAATAACTTACCTTCTTTCGGAGTTCTCTTCATATATAACGGGGTCCGTAATACAAATTGATGGGGGAACTAGTGATGCAATATAA